The genome window ACATGAATCAGGAGATTTAGAATTTGATTATGTAAATTTATCTGATGAAGAGGCACTACAAGATTTTAAACCAGGAACAGTAGAAGATAAAGGATTTTTTATACTTCCAAGTCAACTATTTCAAAATGTAGTAAAGAATGCTAAAAATAATCCAAATTTGAATACAGATCTTGCAAATATATTTAGAAGTATAGAAAATAGTGCAATAGGTTATCCATCAGAAGATGATATAAAAGGGTTATTTGATGATATAGATACTACACATAAAAGATTAGGAGAAACTGTTGCAGAAAAAAATGCGAAATTAAC of Pseudostreptobacillus hongkongensis contains these proteins:
- a CDS encoding type I restriction-modification system subunit M N-terminal domain-containing protein; protein product: MAENEVIQRAELQRKIWNIADALRGSVDGWDFKQYVLGTLFYRFISENIVEFFNSAEHESGDLEFDYVNLSDEEALQDFKPGTVEDKGFFILPSQLFQNVVKNAKNNPNLNTDLANIFRSIENSAIGYPSEDDIKGLFDDIDTTHKRLGETVAEKNAKLT